The proteins below come from a single Esox lucius isolate fEsoLuc1 chromosome 7, fEsoLuc1.pri, whole genome shotgun sequence genomic window:
- the acat1 gene encoding acetyl-CoA acetyltransferase, mitochondrial isoform X2, whose translation MGSFRGSLAAVPATRLGSIAIKGAIEKAGIPVEEVKEVYMGNVLQAGEGQAPARQALLGAGLSLSTPATTINKVCASGMKSVMLAAQSLMCGHQDVMVAGGMESMSNVPYVMTRDIPAYGGLRMEDLIVKDGLTDVYNKFHMGNCAENTAKNMQITREEQDAYAISSYNRSQAAYNSGLLAKEIVPVSIPQKGKPDVVVSEDEEWRRVDFSKVPNLRPVFQKDNGTVTAANASTLNDGAAALVLMTADAARRLNVTPLARIASFADAATAPIDFPIAPAFAVPKVLAAAGLKKEDIAMWEINEAFSVVVLANVKMLDIDPSKVNVNGGAVSLGHPIGMSGARIVGHMVHALKSGQYGLAGICNGGGGASSVIIQKL comes from the exons ATGGGGTCCTTCAGAGGGAGCCTTGCAGCTGTACCTGCCACAAGACTGGGCTCCATTGCCATCAAAGGAGCAATTGAGAAAGCAG GTATCCCAGttgaggaggtgaaggaggtcTACATGGGAAATGTACTGCAGGCTGGGGAAGGACAGGCCCCTGCCAGACAGGCTCTACTTGGCGCAG GGCTATCCCTCTCCACTCCTGCAACAACCATCAACAAAGTGTGTGCTTCTGGTATGAAGTCTGTCATGCTAGCTGCCCAGAGTCTGATGTGTGGACACCAG GATGTGATGGTGGCTGGCGGTATGGAGAGCATGTCCAATGTCCCCTATGTGATGACCAGGGACATTCCAGCCTACGGTGGTTTGAGGATGGAGGACCTTATTGTAAAGGACGGCCTCACTGATGTCTACAACAAATTTCACATG GGAAACTGTGCAGAAAATACAGCTAAGAACATGCAGATCACCAGGGAGGAGCAGGACGCCTATGCCATCAGCTCATACAACCGCAGCCAAGCAGCATATAACTCAGGACTGCTCGCAAAGGAAATTGTCCCTGTTAGCATCCCCCAGAAAG GAAAGCCTGATGTGGTAGTGTCAGAAGATGAGGAGTGGAGACGTGTGGACTTCAGCAAAGTCCCTAATCTGAGACCGGTGTTCCAGAAAGACAATG GCACCGTGACTGCAGCCAATGCCAGCACACTGAACGACGGTGCAGCCGCCCTGGTTTTAATGACCGCTGATGCAGCAAGGAGACTTAACGTCACCCCACTGGCCAGGATCGCCT CTTTTGCTGATGCAGCTACTGCCCCCATTGATTTCCCTATTGCTCCTGCATTTGCTGTACCAAAG GTACTGGCAGCTGCAGGGCTGAAGAAGGAGGACATTGCCATGTGGGAAATCAACGAAGCTTTTAGTGTTGTGGTTCTGGCCAACGTGAAGATGCTGGACATCGACCCTAGCAAAGTAAACGTCAACGGAGGAGCTGTCTCCCTGGGACACCCTATTGG GATGTCAGGGGCGAGAATAGTGGGACACATGGTACATGCTCTAAAGTCTGGCCAGTACGGCCTGGCAGGGATCTGCAACGGTGGTGGTGGAGCCTCATCCGTTATCATCCAGAAGTTATAA
- the acat1 gene encoding acetyl-CoA acetyltransferase, mitochondrial isoform X1, which produces MSSSGLLTVRSQLCKRLAHKYLSRTYSSRPSLNEVVIVSAVRTPMGSFRGSLAAVPATRLGSIAIKGAIEKAGIPVEEVKEVYMGNVLQAGEGQAPARQALLGAGLSLSTPATTINKVCASGMKSVMLAAQSLMCGHQDVMVAGGMESMSNVPYVMTRDIPAYGGLRMEDLIVKDGLTDVYNKFHMGNCAENTAKNMQITREEQDAYAISSYNRSQAAYNSGLLAKEIVPVSIPQKGKPDVVVSEDEEWRRVDFSKVPNLRPVFQKDNGTVTAANASTLNDGAAALVLMTADAARRLNVTPLARIASFADAATAPIDFPIAPAFAVPKVLAAAGLKKEDIAMWEINEAFSVVVLANVKMLDIDPSKVNVNGGAVSLGHPIGMSGARIVGHMVHALKSGQYGLAGICNGGGGASSVIIQKL; this is translated from the exons ATGTCATCAAGTGGACTTTTAACCGTGCGTTCTCAGCTTTGCAAGCGTTTG GCTCACAAGTACCTGTCAAGGACCTATTCATCTCGCCCTTCTTTAAAT GAAGTGGTCATTGTCAGTGCAGTCCGGACCCCGATGGGGTCCTTCAGAGGGAGCCTTGCAGCTGTACCTGCCACAAGACTGGGCTCCATTGCCATCAAAGGAGCAATTGAGAAAGCAG GTATCCCAGttgaggaggtgaaggaggtcTACATGGGAAATGTACTGCAGGCTGGGGAAGGACAGGCCCCTGCCAGACAGGCTCTACTTGGCGCAG GGCTATCCCTCTCCACTCCTGCAACAACCATCAACAAAGTGTGTGCTTCTGGTATGAAGTCTGTCATGCTAGCTGCCCAGAGTCTGATGTGTGGACACCAG GATGTGATGGTGGCTGGCGGTATGGAGAGCATGTCCAATGTCCCCTATGTGATGACCAGGGACATTCCAGCCTACGGTGGTTTGAGGATGGAGGACCTTATTGTAAAGGACGGCCTCACTGATGTCTACAACAAATTTCACATG GGAAACTGTGCAGAAAATACAGCTAAGAACATGCAGATCACCAGGGAGGAGCAGGACGCCTATGCCATCAGCTCATACAACCGCAGCCAAGCAGCATATAACTCAGGACTGCTCGCAAAGGAAATTGTCCCTGTTAGCATCCCCCAGAAAG GAAAGCCTGATGTGGTAGTGTCAGAAGATGAGGAGTGGAGACGTGTGGACTTCAGCAAAGTCCCTAATCTGAGACCGGTGTTCCAGAAAGACAATG GCACCGTGACTGCAGCCAATGCCAGCACACTGAACGACGGTGCAGCCGCCCTGGTTTTAATGACCGCTGATGCAGCAAGGAGACTTAACGTCACCCCACTGGCCAGGATCGCCT CTTTTGCTGATGCAGCTACTGCCCCCATTGATTTCCCTATTGCTCCTGCATTTGCTGTACCAAAG GTACTGGCAGCTGCAGGGCTGAAGAAGGAGGACATTGCCATGTGGGAAATCAACGAAGCTTTTAGTGTTGTGGTTCTGGCCAACGTGAAGATGCTGGACATCGACCCTAGCAAAGTAAACGTCAACGGAGGAGCTGTCTCCCTGGGACACCCTATTGG GATGTCAGGGGCGAGAATAGTGGGACACATGGTACATGCTCTAAAGTCTGGCCAGTACGGCCTGGCAGGGATCTGCAACGGTGGTGGTGGAGCCTCATCCGTTATCATCCAGAAGTTATAA